The nucleotide window CTGACAGCAGTTCCTAGAAGTTGTAAGCGCCTATTGAGGAAGGGTCTTTAGGAACCATAGCTGATCTAGGGTCTTTTCCCTGCGCTTAGGAACCATAGCTGATCTGGGGTCTTTTCCCTGCGCTTAGGAACCATAGCTGATCTGCATGCCttggcagcagaagcagcattTTTTAAAATTCAAAAAGATTTGGAAGTAGGCAACTAGCCTACGCCTATAAAATTCGATCTTAAATGTCTGATGGCCAATAATATTAGATCTTAATTGTCTGATAGCCTAACTTCAGGTGCAGAAAGTGTCCTTGCTTTGCCCAGGTGCTACCAACAGCATGACAGGCCTATAGATAGGCTTCCAGAGACATTAGGAACATATGTCATTTTGACACAATATTTCAGTAATTTAGGTTACATACCGTACTTGGAAAAGGCAATTAGCTAGTGTTGGATATGAAAATCAACGTGTAGGTCTAGCCTTTGATTCAGGGGCACTGATTCATAAAATCTGACTAATTTTATCCTATAAGGGGTCTGGGGAACACTGTGTGGGCAGGTGACTTTCCAAACCTATGGACTTTTGAATGATATTCAAAGAGAGGTTAATTGGAACGATAAATATCATTATTAACCGGCTACCTAAGATTGAAAATAGCGCTTTCACTCTGGAACAAGTGGAATTGGTTTTGTTCCCGTTCTCGTGTTCGTTTCCGTTTTTGTTCTTTGAACTGTTTCTAATTACTTCTAGGAACTGTGTAGTTCTAGAGGTACCCTCTCCAGTTAGTAGAACTGTGTGGTTCTAGAGGTACCCTCTCCAGTTAGTAGAACTGTGTGGTTCTAGGGGTACCCTCTCCAGTTAGTAGAACTGTGTGGTTCTAGAGGTACCCTCTCCAGTTAGTAGAACTGTGTGGTTCTAGGGGTACCCTCTAGTTTGTAGTTAGTGGAACTGTGTGTGGTTCTAGGGGTGGCCTTTCCAGTTTGTAGTTAGTAGAACTGTGTGTGGTTCTAGGGGTACCCTCTAGTATGTAGTTAGTGGAACTGTGTGTGGTTCTAGGGGTACTCTCTAGTTTGTAGTTAGTAGAACTGTGTGGTTCTAGGGGTACCCTCTCCAGTTAGTAGAACTGTGTGGTTCTAGGGGTACCCTCTCTAGTTTGTAGTTAGTGGAACTGTGTGTGGTTCTAGGGGTACTCTCTAGTTGGTAGCTAGAAGAACTGTGTGTGGTTCTAGGGGTGGCCTTTCCAGTTTGTAGATAGTAGAACTGCCTTCCTAGAGCTGTGGTGTCTGAATGTGTCTacagacatatactgtaagaaTCCTGGACTGGCAGGACTGTGACATCACCCATTCACCAACATTCTTTTTCAGAGGCAGGAAGTTGACTCACTGGGCggggccagagagggttaaagcggagcgagaggtgcAAACATTCGataatttccgcgttctgtcttcacaagggggagggggggcttaaTCCCCCTTtaagacctgctaacattcgaactgaactgcttgccgatctgacagagatcgatatcccactatgacgtctttgcaacacgcctctttaagcagacaggaactgttcgaattttgcttccatagagatgcattacgttgctctatcttgtcaataattaaggatctttggcggGGCCTCCTGTAGGTGGACAGCACCAAAGTAATGTTCCCCATTCAAGCCAATGGGAGTAGGTCATGGTGCATGAGCTCTAACGGGACGGCTAATAGCCAATGGGAGTAGGTCATGGTGCATGAGCTCTAACGGGACGGCTGATAGCCAATGGGAGTAGGTCATGGTGCATGAGCTCTAATGGGACGGCTGATAGCCAATGGGAGCAGGTCATGGTGCATGAGCTCTAATGGGACGGCTGATAGCCAATGGGAGCAGGTCATGGTGCATGAGCTCTAATGGGACGGCTGATAGCCAATGGGAGCAGGTCATGGTGCATGAGCTCTAATGGGACGGCTGATAGCCAATGGGAGCAGGTCATGGTGCATGAGCTCTAATGGGACGGCTGATAGCCAATGGGAGCAGGTCATGGTGCATGAGCTCTAACGGGATGGCTGATAGCCAATGGGAGCAGGTCATGGTGCATGAGCTCTAATGGGACGGCTGATAACCATATGGTCATGTGGCTGATTGTCTTAATACTGTAAATTATCATGATCTATATGGTTTGGGGTGATATACTTTTCATAATTACGTTATTTGTTTTACCATTTTCTGGGATTCTGACTGGACAAAACAATTGTTAGTCAAAAGGTTCAAACCAATCAGATTTCATTGTTGAGTTGCGTTGCAGACCTTGGGCAGTTCAGTGGTGTCGGTGTTGTTAGCTTGCTGCTAGCGATTTGCTCACTAGCAATCACTAGCGCTTATGCTCATCTTAGCATGCTAGTAAACCATAGGATTTCTGCTAACATGCTAGGTAGCTTTGTATGCTAAGCTTAGTATTTTTGAAAATACTAACTAAATCCCTCATTGGTGGTCGTTGATCTAGTACTTCTCTGAAGCAACTTGCAGGTAAATCTGTGTTTTGTTGGGACacaatatgcatgcatgtagtGGCGCACACGAGCACACAAAGTCACGTCTTCCCATTCAAACTCCATAAACTTCCAGAGACCTCAGAGAGGAAGTCAGGTGCCAGCCGCAGCGATGTCACTTCCTCTTGAGCTTCTTGTTCCAGCTGTCCAGCTGCTGTTTCCTCTCCTTCAGCAGAAGCCACACGGTCACGCTGgcagctgcgcacacacacacacacacacacacacacacacacacacacacacacacacacaaatacatgaacaccaGAACACCACAGCCAGTCACACATTGGCCCACTCTGAACTGAACactgtctgcgtgcgtgtgtgtcggtgtgtgcgtgtgcgtgcgtgtgtgtgtctgtctgtgtgtctgtgtgtgtgagactcacctGCAGCCATGAGGATGTAGGGGAAGTagacgtgtgagtgtgtgtgtgtgtgtgtgtgtgtgtgtgtgtgtgtgtgtgtgtgtgtgtgtgtgtgtgtgtgtgtgtgtgtgtgtcacctgtagCCAGCAGGGGCAGGTAGGCCATGAGGACATAGGGGaagtagacgtgtgtgtgtgtgtgtgtgtgtgtgtgtgtgtgtctcacctgtagCCAGCAGGGGCAGGTAGGCCATGAGGACGTAGGGGaagtagacgtgtgtgtgtgtgtgtgtgtgtgtgtgtgtgtgtgtgtgtgtgtgtgtgtgtgtgtgtgtgtgtgtgtgtgtgtgtgtgctcacctgtagCCAGCAGGGGCAGGTAGGCCATGAGGACGTAGGGGaagtagacgtgtgtgtgtgtgtgtgtgtgtgtgtgtgtgtgtgtgtgtgtgtgtgtgtgtgtgtgtgtgtgtgtgtgtgtgtgtgtgtgtgtgtgtgtgtctcacctgtagCCAGTAGGGGCAGGTAGGCCATGAGGACGTAGGGGaagtagacgtgtgtgtgtgtgtgtgtgtgtgtgtatgtgtgtgtgtgtgtgtgtgtgtgtgtgtgtgtgtgtgtgtgtgtgtgtgtgtgtgtgtgtgtgtgtgtgtgtgtgtgtgtgtgtgtgtgtgtgtgtgtgtgtgtctcacctgtagCCAGCAGGGGCAGGTAGGCCATGAGCACGTAGGGGAAGTAGACGAGCACCTGCACCGGCTCCTCCAGCTGCACCGAGAACAGCCCGCCCTCAAAGTGCGGCAGCGCCTGCCAAATACTGAGCCCTGTGCAGGACAACAGTGTAAATATAACACCTGCCAAATACTGAGCCCTGtgcagcacaacagcacaacagtgTAGATATAACACCTGCCAAATACTGAGCCCTGTGCAGCACAACAGTGTAAATATAACACCTGCCAAATACTGAGCCTTGTGCAGGACACAGCACAACAGTGTAAATATAACACCTGCCAAATACTGAGCCCTTGTGCAGGACACAGCACAAAAGTGTAAATATAACACCTGCCAAATACTgaccccttgagcaaggcacctaacccctcacacacacacacacacacacacacttgagcagggcacctaacccctcactgctccctgagcgccgctgttgggcaggcagctcactgctctgggttagtgtgtgatccacctcactgtgtgtgtgctgtgtgctgtgtgtgttcactgctctgggttagtgtgtgcttcacctcactgtgtattcactgcgtgctgtgtgtgttcactaattcaccaattgggataaatgcagagaccaaatttccctcacaggatcaaaaaatgtacagtgctgtgaaaaggtatttgagctcaatgcaaatgaaacaggctaataggctaaatggaaaaaacaccatgccaatctctagctatggtgaagggtatgtgatgatactcctgaactttatcaggatggatagtatcctggatccatgaaacagcTGGCCTTTAACAATACAAATCCACcttcctctatgggaatttaacataggggcaaatacttatgccccctgtgttttaaggaaaacatttatttatttacaatacattcttcattcacaaagaacattgctttccttaaaggttggatttttactcctttttcaaattaaggcatgaagatcaatttccaagataagtgccttgctcaagggtgtgtgtgtgtgtgtgtgtgtgcctgggcaCAGTGGTGGAAGCCGGACATTGCGCCCACAAGATTACAGGCTACTGTATGctggcccagctccttaaccaccacacacacacacacacacacacacacacacacacacacacacacacacacacacacacacacacacacacacacacacacacacacacacacacacacacacacacacacacacacacacacacacacacacacacacacacacacacacacacacagggtctccAAGTGGCCGCAGTGGCTGGCTGATCTGCTGTATCTCCCAGAACCAGACAACCACACCACTggtaacatcacacacacacacacacacacacacacacacttcctccccaTGCCATGCTCACACAGTTCCAAaacgacacacagacagatacatactgtacacagaaacacacacacacacacacacacacacagacagatacatactgtacacagaaacacaaaatgcacacactcgcCCCTGGCCTTTGTCATTTCCTGCTTGCTCAAACAttggtttcctctctctcactgtgtgtgtgtgtgtgtgtgtgtgtgtgtgcgtatgtgtgtgtgttgcagaggaCCTTGAGAGTGGGCAGTTTCTCATCTTGCttgctttcctctctctctctctctctcttctctgtcctaacacacacacacacacacacacactcacactcacactcacactcacactcacactcacactcacactcacactcacactcacacacctgactTTGAGTAAGATAACATTAGAGGAATTACCGGTGCTATGACAGTTTCTGCACTCAGCAGAGCAATAATCAGAGCTGCaatctctacctccctcttatctgctcactcacacacacacacacacacacacaccacacacacaccacacacacacacacacacacacacacacacacacacacacacacacacacacacacacacacacaacacacacacacaacacacacacacacacacacacacacacacacacacacaccctggtatCTGTGTGCTGTGACAGCAGAAGCAGGGGCTTCAGTGGAGTCTGCTTTCTGATCCACATCTACAATCtgacatcctgtgtgtgtgtgtgtgtgtgtgtgtgtgtgtgtgtgtgtgtgtgtgtgtgtgggtgcgagattcagtgtgtaagtgagtatgcgtgtgagtatatgtgtgtgtgtattgagtgtatgtgtgtgtgcgtgcgtgtgtgcgtgtgggtacgtgtgtgtgtgtgtgtgtgtgtgtgtgtgtgtacgtgtacgtgtgtgtacgtgtgtgtgtacgtgtgcgtgtgtgtgtgtgtgtgtgtgtggtggtaagTAGATGAAAGCCTCTGTGGAATGAGCCCTCATGAAAGATCTTCTGATCATCTTACACAAACCGTTATTGCAACAGTCAACATTtagactctctgtgtgtgtgtgtgtgtgtgtatcttacccTCGGTGAGCACTGACAGCACGTAGACAGGAATGCTGAGAGTGTATCGCGCCCACAGGGTGTTAGCTGAGGGAGTGCTGACCAGACACAGAAGCCCATGGggatacctacacacacacacacacacacacacacacacagtttaacaaTAGGGTAACTGACCTGAGCAACTCTAGGAGGCTCCACAGGTATAACTGCCCACAGACCATGTGGTTGCGCACAcaatcatgtacacacacacacacacacacacacacacacacacacacacacacacacacctgagcaacTGCAGGATGTTCCATAGGcagaactgcacacacaccagggggtTGCTCACGcaatcatgtacacacacacacacacacacacacacacacacacacacacacacacacacacacctgagcagctGCAGGATGTTCCATAGGcagaactgcacacacaccagggggtTGCTCACGcaatcatgtacacacacacacacacacacacacacacacacacacacacacacacacacacacacacctgagcagctGCAGGATGTTCCATAGGcagaactgcacacacaccagggggtTGCTCTGGAACTCCTCCACACTGACGAACACCACGAACAGCAACAGGTTCCTCTCCGCCACCTGggtagcacacacagagagagttacacacctcagcagcacacacacacacacacacacacacacacacacacacacacacacacacacacacacacacacacacacacacacacacctgagcagcacaca belongs to Sardina pilchardus chromosome 16, fSarPil1.1, whole genome shotgun sequence and includes:
- the hacd4 gene encoding very-long-chain (3R)-3-hydroxyacyl-CoA dehydratase 4 yields the protein MRCSIRLAYLLLYNLVQFSGNTWIFANMTARFVFFGRGAQADTFYSVGVIMSLCQLLSVLELFHIADGIEKGRLFPRFVQVAERNLLLFVVFVSVEEFQSNPLVCVQFCLWNILQLLRYPHGLLCLVSTPSANTLWARYTLSIPVYVLSVLTEGLSIWQALPHFEGGLFSVQLEEPVQVLVYFPYVLMAYLPLLATAASVTVWLLLKERKQQLDSWNKKLKRK